In Paraburkholderia flagellata, a genomic segment contains:
- a CDS encoding DUF1697 domain-containing protein — protein sequence MPVYIALLRAVNVGGTGKLPMSELRDMCEALGFTHVRTYIASGNVVFESRLAEATVKKKLEENLDAYAGKPVGVVVRTATELAAVQQDNPFPAAAPDRTVAIFLDTPPPADALDNVSGQNAEEFRLGTREIYVFYKDGIGRSKLKIAAAKAGTSRNMNTVAKLLEMAQA from the coding sequence ATGCCTGTCTATATCGCCCTTCTACGCGCCGTGAATGTCGGCGGAACCGGCAAGCTCCCCATGTCCGAACTTCGCGACATGTGCGAAGCGCTCGGCTTCACGCACGTGCGTACCTATATCGCGAGCGGCAACGTGGTGTTCGAGAGTCGGCTCGCCGAAGCAACGGTGAAAAAGAAACTCGAGGAGAACCTGGACGCTTATGCGGGCAAGCCCGTTGGAGTAGTGGTGCGTACGGCGACGGAATTGGCCGCGGTGCAGCAAGACAATCCTTTTCCCGCTGCCGCGCCTGATCGCACTGTCGCCATCTTTCTCGACACGCCGCCGCCTGCTGACGCACTCGACAATGTGAGCGGCCAGAACGCGGAAGAATTCCGCCTGGGTACCCGCGAGATCTATGTGTTTTACAAGGACGGCATCGGGCGGTCGAAGCTCAAAATCGCCGCGGCGAAGGCTGGAACGTCACGCAACATGAATACCGTGGCGAAGCTTCTGGAGATGGCGCAAGCGTGA
- a CDS encoding SRPBCC family protein has product MATVFRDIPVEAAAQDVWTALRDPANVAHVFAGVLTEARMENDVRWVTFADGTVIEERVIVVDDAHMRLAYTVGGGRFEHHHATLQVMQDSPERCRVVWISDFKPDDRIQMVELLTDAGCAALKRNLARR; this is encoded by the coding sequence ATGGCTACCGTGTTCCGGGACATCCCCGTTGAAGCCGCGGCGCAAGACGTATGGACCGCGCTGCGCGATCCCGCCAACGTCGCGCACGTATTCGCCGGCGTGCTGACCGAGGCGCGCATGGAAAACGACGTGCGATGGGTCACGTTCGCCGACGGCACCGTCATCGAGGAACGCGTGATCGTCGTCGACGACGCGCACATGCGCCTCGCCTACACCGTGGGCGGCGGGCGATTCGAGCATCATCATGCGACGCTCCAGGTGATGCAGGATTCACCCGAACGTTGCCGCGTGGTCTGGATAAGCGACTTCAAGCCTGACGATCGGATCCAGATGGTCGAACTGCTCACGGATGCGGGCTGCGCGGCGCTCAAGCGCAATCTCGCCCGGCGATAA
- a CDS encoding Pr6Pr family membrane protein, which produces MPEQPQPAAAVPLSAAAQPQSPYATALAGAIALLAWGALAAQADITIQRMVLRGFDVFEAIGRLSAYLTNLTVLLVALTFTCIALRLRAWPARFFRAPGTVSAVTVYIVFVGITYNLLLRHLWTPHGYRALLNESLHSLIPLLCAAYWLLFVPRLTLSARDRLAWLVYPLGYLALTFWRGSETDFYPYPFIDVGQLGYAHVLVNSALLLAAFMVLMTVFVTINARRRPAVAQNDRLGASALQRPD; this is translated from the coding sequence ATGCCCGAACAACCGCAACCCGCGGCTGCCGTGCCGCTGTCCGCGGCGGCGCAGCCCCAAAGCCCCTACGCCACCGCATTGGCGGGTGCGATCGCGCTGCTCGCGTGGGGCGCGCTCGCCGCGCAAGCCGACATTACGATTCAGCGCATGGTGCTGCGCGGCTTCGATGTGTTCGAAGCCATCGGCCGGCTTTCGGCCTATCTGACCAATCTCACGGTGTTGCTCGTCGCGCTCACCTTCACCTGCATTGCGCTGCGCCTGCGCGCGTGGCCGGCGCGCTTCTTCCGTGCTCCGGGCACAGTGAGCGCAGTGACGGTGTACATCGTCTTCGTTGGCATTACTTACAATTTATTGCTGCGCCATCTCTGGACGCCACACGGCTATCGCGCGTTGCTCAACGAAAGCCTGCATAGCCTGATTCCGCTGTTATGCGCAGCGTATTGGCTGCTGTTCGTGCCGCGCTTGACCCTTAGCGCTCGCGATCGCCTCGCCTGGCTCGTCTATCCGCTGGGCTATCTCGCGCTCACCTTCTGGCGCGGCAGCGAGACGGACTTCTATCCCTATCCGTTCATCGACGTCGGGCAACTCGGCTATGCGCACGTGCTCGTCAACAGCGCCTTGCTGCTCGCCGCCTTCATGGTGTTGATGACGGTCTTCGTGACGATCAACGCGAGAAGGCGCCCCGCCGTTGCGCAAAACGATAGGCTCGGCGCATCGGCGTTGCAGCGCCCGGACTAA
- a CDS encoding DMT family transporter has product MNSHRHTIFTALLAAALFGITTPLAKALLGSVSPFMLAGLFYLGSGSGLAVVLLLRRLSAHRGDPAVAHEPAHDPLRLAELPWLAGAIAAGGVAAPALLMLGLNTTPAATSALLLNLEGVLTALIAWVCFRENFDAQIAAGMLAIVAGGVLLSWPGTHAGTVSGVASGIAPGALLVALACLCWAIDNNLTRKVSTNDAMVVACTKGLVAGPVNIGIALAAGAHWPAWQATGGAMAVGFAGYGVSLVLFVVSLRHLGTARTGAYFSVAPLFGVALSLLLWPERPPLAFWLALALMAFGVWLHVRERHDHTHTHEPLEHTHAHRHDEHHRHEHDFAWDGTEPHTHAHRHAPITHSHAHYPDVHHRHAH; this is encoded by the coding sequence ATGAACTCCCATCGGCACACCATCTTCACGGCGCTGCTCGCCGCCGCCCTGTTCGGCATCACCACGCCGCTCGCCAAGGCGCTGCTCGGCAGCGTGTCGCCATTCATGCTCGCGGGGCTCTTCTATCTCGGCAGCGGTTCGGGGCTCGCGGTCGTACTGCTGTTACGCCGACTCTCGGCGCACCGCGGCGATCCAGCCGTCGCGCATGAGCCCGCACACGACCCGCTGCGCCTGGCCGAATTGCCATGGCTCGCCGGCGCGATCGCCGCGGGCGGCGTGGCGGCTCCCGCCCTGCTCATGCTCGGCCTGAACACCACACCCGCCGCCACAAGTGCGCTGCTGTTGAACCTGGAAGGCGTGCTAACGGCGCTCATCGCATGGGTCTGTTTTCGCGAAAACTTCGATGCGCAGATCGCGGCGGGCATGCTGGCGATCGTGGCGGGCGGCGTGCTGCTCTCCTGGCCCGGCACGCATGCCGGCACGGTGTCTGGCGTTGCGTCAGGCATCGCGCCCGGCGCGCTGCTCGTCGCGCTCGCGTGCCTGTGCTGGGCCATCGACAACAACCTCACCCGCAAGGTCTCGACCAATGACGCGATGGTCGTGGCCTGCACCAAGGGGCTCGTGGCTGGGCCCGTGAATATCGGCATTGCGCTCGCCGCAGGCGCGCACTGGCCCGCCTGGCAGGCAACCGGCGGCGCCATGGCCGTGGGGTTCGCGGGCTATGGCGTGAGCCTCGTGCTCTTCGTCGTCTCGCTGCGCCATCTCGGCACGGCGCGCACCGGCGCTTACTTCTCCGTGGCGCCGCTCTTCGGCGTGGCGCTTTCATTGTTGCTGTGGCCTGAGCGCCCTCCACTCGCTTTCTGGCTCGCGCTCGCGCTGATGGCGTTTGGTGTGTGGCTGCACGTGCGCGAGCGGCATGACCACACGCACACGCACGAGCCGCTCGAACACACCCACGCTCACCGGCATGACGAACATCATCGGCACGAGCACGATTTCGCCTGGGACGGCACCGAGCCGCACACGCATGCGCACCGTCACGCGCCAATTACGCATAGCCACGCGCACTACCCTGACGTGCACCATCGGCACGCCCATTGA
- a CDS encoding MFS transporter, with translation MNTTTSAGNANRWLLVFALGYLALLVDGADVVMYGLTLTRIKNEFGLTNVEAGALGSLTLLGMAIGGILGGWASDSFGRVRVVVWAMMLFSVGAGLLGLTHSFLEFAVVRFISSMGIGCMVLVSTLVAEYVPMARRSLILGVLQTAISAGYITVIALSTWILPHYGWRMLFYVAAAPVVLAVAIHFFVPEPPSWRMSEAAARPSGRRWRDNRYALIFADRQARRMFIFWSLASVFALSGFYGLNNWLPTYLESELHIKFSSMTGYMTATWVVAFIGKIVAGWLGDRWSRRGVYVLGCIGAAVFLPVIVLFHTRENIGWLMLVFGFLYGVPLGTIGTFMSESFETRIRGTAVGGSYNVGRFCSGAAPVVIGYIATQFSIGMGFLVVGAVFFLSGVTALFIPDRLHDTSVGDPGLANRETQQQALATATGRG, from the coding sequence ATGAATACAACGACATCCGCAGGAAACGCCAACCGATGGTTGCTCGTCTTCGCGCTTGGCTATCTCGCGCTGCTGGTGGACGGCGCGGACGTCGTGATGTACGGCCTCACGCTCACGCGCATCAAGAACGAATTCGGGTTGACCAACGTCGAGGCGGGCGCGCTCGGCAGCCTGACACTCCTTGGCATGGCGATTGGCGGGATTCTTGGCGGCTGGGCGAGCGACTCATTCGGGCGCGTGCGCGTGGTGGTCTGGGCGATGATGCTGTTCTCGGTGGGCGCGGGCCTGCTCGGTCTCACGCACAGCTTCCTCGAATTCGCGGTCGTGCGCTTCATCAGCTCGATGGGTATTGGCTGCATGGTGCTGGTAAGCACGCTCGTGGCGGAATACGTGCCCATGGCGCGGCGCTCGCTGATACTCGGCGTGCTGCAAACGGCGATTTCGGCAGGCTATATTACCGTGATCGCGCTCAGCACCTGGATCCTGCCGCACTATGGCTGGCGCATGCTGTTTTATGTGGCGGCGGCGCCTGTGGTGCTCGCGGTGGCGATTCACTTCTTCGTGCCAGAGCCGCCGAGCTGGCGCATGAGCGAGGCTGCGGCTCGCCCGAGCGGCCGCCGCTGGCGCGACAACCGCTATGCATTGATTTTCGCGGATCGCCAGGCGCGCAGGATGTTCATCTTCTGGTCGCTCGCTTCCGTGTTCGCGCTTTCCGGGTTCTACGGCCTGAACAACTGGTTGCCCACGTATCTGGAGAGCGAATTGCACATCAAATTCAGCTCGATGACGGGGTACATGACCGCGACGTGGGTCGTAGCGTTCATCGGCAAGATCGTGGCGGGTTGGCTGGGCGACCGCTGGAGCCGACGTGGTGTGTATGTGCTGGGCTGTATCGGCGCGGCCGTCTTTCTGCCCGTCATCGTGCTTTTCCACACCCGCGAAAACATTGGGTGGCTGATGCTCGTGTTCGGCTTTCTGTATGGCGTCCCGTTGGGCACGATTGGCACGTTCATGTCGGAGAGCTTCGAAACGCGCATTCGCGGCACGGCTGTTGGCGGCTCGTATAACGTGGGGCGTTTTTGTTCGGGCGCGGCGCCTGTCGTGATCGGTTATATCGCCACGCAGTTTTCGATCGGCATGGGCTTTCTTGTGGTTGGCGCGGTGTTTTTCCTGAGCGGCGTGACGGCGCTGTTCATTCCGGATCGCCTGCACGATACGAGCGTGGGCGATCCGGGGCTGGCGAATCGGGAGACGCAGCAGCAGGCATTGGCTACCGCGACGGGCAGGGGGTGA
- a CDS encoding gamma-glutamyltransferase family protein: MSFTTRPELIGTFGMVASTHWLASASAMAVLEKGGNAFDAAAAAGFVLQIVEPHLNGPGGELPVVFYSAREDRVRVLCGQGVTPAAMTIERMRGLGLEVVPGTGLLPAVVPGAFGAWMTMLRDYGQLPLEDVLSYAIGYAENGYPVLPRMCASILAIKDFFLSEWTTSAEQWLRNGDAPAPNALFANPAIAATYRRILREASAKSDRAEQCELARSAFYRGFVADAIDQYFRSTDVLDTSGRRNRGLLNADDLARWEPTYEEALSYDYAGLRVHKTGPWGQGPMFLQQLALLRGFDLDAMDPFGPDFVHTVIETSKLAFADRDVFYGDPRFANVPMETLLSDAYNDERRRLVDPHKASFEFRPGPLLDSEARAARIFANAGRQQPGGFGQGEPTFAPLPELRGDTVHLDVVDRWGNMVSATPSGGWLQASPAVPGLGFNVTTRAQMFWMEEGLPSSLGPGRRPRTTLSPTLVTREGKPYAAFGTPGGDQQDQWSMQLFLRHVHAGMNLQAAVDAPSFQTAHFPGSFYPRSMQLGKMSAESRFPEATLAALRSRGHDLTVAEPWGLGRVCAVGIRNGLMRGAATPRQMQAYAIGR; encoded by the coding sequence ATGTCGTTCACAACGCGTCCCGAGCTGATCGGGACCTTCGGGATGGTGGCGTCCACACACTGGCTCGCCAGCGCGTCGGCGATGGCGGTGCTCGAGAAGGGCGGCAATGCTTTCGACGCGGCCGCCGCCGCCGGCTTCGTGCTGCAGATCGTCGAGCCGCATCTCAACGGTCCCGGCGGCGAGTTGCCGGTCGTGTTCTACAGCGCGCGAGAAGACCGCGTGCGCGTATTGTGCGGCCAGGGTGTGACGCCCGCGGCCATGACGATCGAGCGCATGCGCGGGCTCGGGCTCGAAGTCGTGCCGGGCACCGGCCTGCTGCCCGCCGTGGTGCCGGGCGCGTTCGGCGCGTGGATGACGATGCTGCGCGACTACGGGCAACTGCCGCTGGAAGACGTGCTGAGCTACGCGATCGGTTATGCGGAGAACGGCTATCCGGTGTTGCCGCGCATGTGCGCGTCGATTCTCGCGATCAAAGACTTCTTTCTCAGCGAATGGACGACCTCCGCCGAGCAGTGGCTGCGCAACGGCGACGCCCCCGCACCGAACGCGCTGTTCGCGAATCCCGCCATTGCGGCCACGTACCGCCGCATCCTGCGCGAGGCGAGCGCGAAAAGTGACCGCGCCGAGCAGTGCGAACTTGCGCGTTCGGCGTTCTACCGCGGCTTCGTGGCCGACGCCATCGACCAGTATTTCCGCTCGACCGACGTGCTCGACACCTCGGGCCGCCGCAATCGTGGCCTGCTCAACGCAGACGATCTCGCGCGCTGGGAGCCCACTTACGAGGAAGCGCTCTCGTACGACTACGCGGGCCTGCGTGTGCACAAGACAGGGCCGTGGGGGCAGGGGCCGATGTTCCTGCAGCAGCTCGCGCTGCTCAGGGGCTTCGATCTGGATGCCATGGATCCGTTCGGTCCGGATTTCGTGCACACGGTCATCGAAACGTCGAAGCTCGCGTTTGCCGACCGCGACGTGTTTTACGGCGATCCGCGCTTTGCGAACGTTCCGATGGAGACGCTGCTGAGCGACGCCTACAACGACGAGCGCCGCCGTCTTGTCGATCCGCACAAGGCCTCGTTCGAATTCCGTCCGGGCCCGCTGCTCGACAGCGAAGCACGCGCGGCGCGCATTTTCGCGAACGCCGGGCGGCAGCAGCCGGGCGGTTTCGGTCAGGGCGAGCCGACGTTCGCGCCGCTGCCCGAATTGCGCGGCGACACTGTGCACCTCGACGTCGTCGATCGCTGGGGCAACATGGTGTCGGCCACGCCATCGGGCGGGTGGTTGCAGGCGTCGCCCGCGGTGCCGGGCCTCGGCTTCAACGTCACCACGCGCGCGCAGATGTTCTGGATGGAAGAGGGTCTGCCTTCGTCGCTCGGGCCGGGCCGGCGTCCACGCACGACGCTGTCTCCCACGCTCGTCACGCGCGAGGGCAAGCCGTATGCCGCGTTCGGCACGCCGGGCGGCGATCAGCAGGATCAGTGGTCGATGCAGCTGTTTTTGCGTCACGTGCATGCGGGCATGAATCTGCAGGCTGCCGTGGACGCCCCCTCGTTCCAGACCGCGCATTTCCCGGGCTCGTTCTATCCGCGCTCGATGCAGCTTGGCAAGATGTCGGCCGAGTCGCGCTTTCCCGAAGCCACGCTCGCCGCGTTGCGCTCGCGCGGCCACGACCTCACCGTCGCCGAACCGTGGGGACTCGGGCGCGTATGCGCGGTGGGCATCCGCAACGGCCTCATGCGCGGCGCGGCCACGCCGCGCCAGATGCAGGCTTATGCGATCGGCCGCTGA
- a CDS encoding TetR/AcrR family transcriptional regulator, giving the protein MTPTTPVAQPARPTEPKRERGRQRVAAIMDAAVAVFTEKGYDAATMTEIAARSSTAIGSLYRFFPTKEALAEALLLRYAQQAKNGLADLEQQVPEMTLEAVADALIDFVLLLQSQRSFAVALVDARSGSDDHRKRFREAMRSGVAGILIRAIAHLKPARAKVMAIVLIHMLKGVASIANEEPSARAVLMAELRDLVRLYLVSAAQRAGGK; this is encoded by the coding sequence ATGACGCCCACCACGCCTGTGGCGCAACCCGCGCGCCCCACCGAACCCAAACGCGAAAGGGGCCGCCAGCGTGTGGCCGCGATCATGGACGCCGCTGTCGCCGTTTTCACCGAAAAGGGTTACGACGCGGCCACCATGACCGAAATCGCGGCGCGCTCGTCGACGGCGATCGGCTCGCTGTACCGCTTCTTCCCGACCAAAGAGGCGCTGGCCGAGGCGCTGTTGCTGCGTTACGCACAGCAGGCAAAGAACGGACTCGCCGACCTCGAGCAACAGGTTCCGGAGATGACCCTCGAGGCCGTAGCCGATGCGCTCATCGACTTCGTGCTGCTGTTGCAGTCGCAACGCAGCTTCGCCGTTGCGCTCGTCGACGCCCGCAGCGGTAGCGACGACCACCGCAAGCGCTTTCGCGAAGCGATGCGCAGCGGCGTGGCCGGCATCCTGATCCGCGCGATCGCGCATCTCAAGCCGGCCAGGGCAAAAGTCATGGCGATCGTGCTGATTCACATGCTCAAGGGCGTCGCTAGCATCGCCAACGAAGAACCCTCGGCGCGGGCCGTCCTGATGGCCGAACTTCGTGATCTCGTGCGCCTGTATCTCGTTTCGGCTGCGCAGCGCGCTGGCGGCAAATAG
- a CDS encoding MFS transporter, with translation MSDITAFQYTSSSTDLERTYLKVTRKVVPLLFFCYLLAYLDRINIGYAQLQMRFDLHFSDAVYGLGASMFFVGYVLFEVPSNVLLKKVGARKTMLRIMLCWGVVSMGTMFVANPLEFYVARFFLGVFEAGFFPGILFYLTLWFPADRRARIVAFFMAATVAAGLISGPVSGYLLQNMNGVHGLRGWQWMFLLEGLPTVLLGIATYLLLVDQPSAARWLSVAEKDAIARDLAEKSRDIPAETARVRKVFRDMSVYRLAALYFAMSCAAYALSFWMPSMIERAGAAGLQRIGLLSLIPYACGIVAMIWYSRHSDRTRERRWHFAFAVLLCAVTLSLCNWTEGLLWTSIALISVALAAVISSFPVFWAVATSVLRKESMAVGIAIVTSLGAVSGIICPYAIGLIKTSTGSLDAGLYSCSVLLLVASVVMLRMKADLEK, from the coding sequence ATGTCAGACATTACCGCATTTCAGTACACGAGTTCCTCGACGGATCTCGAAAGGACTTATCTAAAGGTAACGAGAAAAGTCGTTCCGTTACTTTTCTTCTGTTATCTGCTTGCCTACCTCGATCGAATCAACATTGGCTATGCCCAATTGCAGATGCGGTTCGACCTACATTTTTCGGACGCCGTATATGGGTTGGGCGCCAGCATGTTCTTTGTGGGGTACGTGCTCTTTGAGGTACCCAGTAACGTGCTTTTGAAGAAAGTCGGAGCGCGTAAAACAATGCTTCGCATCATGCTTTGCTGGGGTGTCGTTTCAATGGGCACCATGTTCGTAGCGAATCCGCTTGAATTCTATGTGGCGAGGTTCTTCCTTGGCGTGTTCGAAGCTGGCTTCTTTCCGGGTATCCTCTTTTACCTGACTCTATGGTTTCCGGCTGATCGGCGGGCTCGCATCGTTGCTTTCTTTATGGCCGCCACGGTCGCAGCGGGCTTGATTTCCGGTCCCGTTTCGGGCTACTTACTGCAAAACATGAACGGCGTTCACGGCTTGCGAGGGTGGCAATGGATGTTTCTGCTCGAGGGATTGCCGACGGTCCTCTTAGGCATTGCAACTTATCTTTTGCTCGTCGATCAGCCGTCCGCTGCCAGATGGCTTTCTGTCGCGGAGAAAGATGCCATCGCGCGAGATCTCGCAGAAAAATCACGCGACATACCGGCGGAGACTGCACGTGTTCGTAAGGTGTTTCGTGATATGTCGGTCTACAGACTCGCAGCGCTCTATTTCGCCATGAGCTGCGCCGCTTATGCGCTGAGCTTCTGGATGCCATCTATGATCGAACGGGCCGGAGCAGCGGGCCTGCAACGAATCGGTTTGCTCTCCCTCATTCCCTACGCGTGCGGAATTGTGGCGATGATCTGGTACAGCCGCCACTCTGACAGGACACGGGAGCGGCGATGGCACTTCGCGTTTGCCGTGCTGCTTTGCGCCGTGACGCTCTCCCTTTGCAACTGGACGGAAGGGTTGCTGTGGACCTCTATCGCACTGATTTCCGTCGCGTTGGCCGCAGTGATATCGTCGTTCCCAGTCTTCTGGGCCGTGGCGACGTCGGTGCTTCGCAAGGAATCCATGGCTGTCGGTATCGCTATCGTTACGAGCCTGGGTGCCGTTTCGGGAATCATCTGTCCGTACGCAATTGGCCTGATAAAGACATCGACGGGAAGCCTCGATGCTGGGCTCTATTCCTGCTCGGTTCTTCTTTTGGTGGCCAGCGTTGTCATGCTTCGCATGAAAGCAGACCTGGAAAAATAA
- a CDS encoding MFS transporter encodes MSNVAARLERLPLAGFHRRLLLIGGLGYMFDGLDSSSLAFLLPVVSKLWQLTSAQTGLVASSTYIGYFFGAFLSGVLADVIGRRRIMMSALAIYCAASMASATAHDWHTFFALRMLAGFGSGAETVVIAPFLAEFVPRRYRGMFCGALVGFMSFGYLSSSILGYTVVRNFADGWRYLAVLTSLPVVMLLWWRRTLPESPRWLESRGRSAEADTIVRAIEARYEQEGIALAPPGSPGAIPASAQGSGGALQNVLTLFSRRLVGTTAVSWLMWFSVAFAYYSFFSWIPSLLVKEGLTLTKSFGYSIAIYGAQIPGYFSAAWLNERIGRKGVVASYMTLGGLAAIALAFSHTGVQITVAGVCLSFFMNGAFAGVYAYTPEVFPTAVRTTGTGSSSSFGRIGSVSAPILVGLVYPAFGFFGVFAMTTAVLLAGACVVFFLGIETRNRSLEDIEASGAQAAFDAHKPLARDGLRG; translated from the coding sequence ATGTCCAACGTCGCCGCCCGACTCGAAAGACTGCCGCTCGCGGGCTTCCATCGCAGACTGCTGCTGATCGGCGGGCTCGGGTATATGTTCGACGGGCTGGACTCGTCGTCGCTTGCCTTCCTGCTGCCGGTCGTGAGCAAGCTCTGGCAATTGACGAGCGCGCAAACGGGACTTGTCGCGAGCAGCACGTATATCGGCTATTTTTTCGGAGCGTTCCTTTCCGGCGTGCTGGCCGACGTGATCGGCCGCCGCCGCATCATGATGAGCGCGCTGGCAATCTATTGCGCGGCATCCATGGCGAGCGCCACCGCGCACGACTGGCACACGTTTTTCGCGCTGCGCATGCTCGCGGGTTTCGGCTCGGGCGCGGAAACGGTCGTGATCGCACCGTTTCTTGCCGAATTCGTTCCGCGTCGCTATCGCGGCATGTTCTGTGGCGCGCTCGTCGGTTTCATGTCGTTCGGATATCTAAGTTCATCGATTCTCGGCTACACCGTCGTGCGAAATTTTGCGGATGGCTGGCGCTATCTCGCCGTACTGACCTCGCTGCCGGTGGTGATGCTGCTCTGGTGGCGCAGAACGCTGCCCGAGTCGCCGCGCTGGCTCGAAAGCCGCGGACGCTCCGCCGAAGCCGACACCATCGTGCGGGCCATCGAGGCGCGCTACGAGCAAGAGGGCATTGCGCTGGCGCCGCCTGGCTCGCCAGGCGCGATTCCCGCCTCAGCTCAGGGCAGCGGCGGTGCGCTGCAGAACGTGCTGACGCTGTTCTCGCGCCGGCTCGTGGGCACGACGGCCGTGAGCTGGCTGATGTGGTTCTCCGTGGCCTTCGCGTACTACTCGTTCTTCTCGTGGATTCCGAGCCTGCTCGTCAAGGAAGGATTGACGCTCACGAAGAGCTTCGGCTATTCGATTGCCATCTACGGTGCGCAGATTCCAGGCTATTTCTCGGCAGCATGGCTCAATGAGCGTATTGGCCGCAAAGGCGTGGTGGCCTCTTACATGACGCTCGGCGGCCTCGCCGCGATTGCGCTGGCTTTCTCGCATACGGGCGTGCAGATCACCGTGGCGGGCGTGTGTCTCTCGTTTTTTATGAATGGCGCGTTTGCTGGGGTCTATGCCTATACGCCAGAAGTCTTTCCTACGGCCGTGCGCACGACCGGCACGGGCTCTTCATCGTCGTTCGGCCGCATCGGCTCGGTGAGCGCGCCCATTCTGGTTGGACTCGTGTATCCGGCATTCGGCTTTTTCGGCGTGTTCGCCATGACGACTGCGGTGCTGCTGGCGGGCGCTTGCGTCGTGTTCTTCCTTGGCATCGAAACCCGCAACCGCTCGCTCGAAGACATTGAAGCGAGCGGCGCGCAGGCGGCCTTCGATGCGCACAAGCCGCTAGCCCGCGACGGGCTGCGAGGCTGA
- a CDS encoding GAF domain-containing protein, protein MQTPLSLVNEPYALQREIADLARLSRVIRQPGQPDAIFREVCAVAAEAIGFRLFTIMAYDAGNQEVERVFTNMPDVYPSGGRKKKSGTPWAQRILSDLEPFRATTPQGLRDAFDDHAVMTAMGLGSILNIPVAYNGRCVGTMNLTHVEGWYTSQHEETGLLLGAFLAPALVAHGMSFAAHSSP, encoded by the coding sequence ATGCAAACGCCTCTTTCCCTCGTGAACGAACCCTATGCGCTGCAGCGCGAAATCGCCGATCTCGCGCGCCTTTCGCGCGTGATTCGCCAGCCCGGGCAGCCGGATGCCATTTTCCGCGAGGTGTGTGCCGTCGCTGCCGAAGCCATCGGCTTTCGGCTCTTCACGATCATGGCCTACGACGCCGGCAACCAGGAAGTGGAGCGCGTGTTTACGAACATGCCGGACGTCTACCCATCGGGCGGGCGCAAGAAGAAAAGCGGCACACCGTGGGCGCAACGCATTCTTTCGGACCTCGAACCGTTTCGCGCCACGACGCCGCAAGGGCTGCGCGACGCCTTCGATGATCACGCGGTGATGACGGCGATGGGGCTCGGCTCGATTCTCAACATACCGGTTGCCTACAACGGCCGTTGTGTCGGGACGATGAACCTCACGCATGTGGAAGGCTGGTACACGTCGCAACACGAGGAAACGGGGCTGCTGCTCGGCGCGTTTCTCGCGCCTGCGCTTGTTGCGCACGGCATGTCTTTTGCAGCCCATTCAAGCCCCTGA
- a CDS encoding NIPSNAP family protein, giving the protein MITCYLRYVIDPYQLEEFETYARMWVPLVEKFGGTHHGYFLPSEGANNIALALFSFPSLAAYETYRADSMKDAECQAAFRYAADTRCIVSYERSFFRPVLS; this is encoded by the coding sequence ATGATTACCTGCTACCTGCGTTACGTAATCGATCCGTACCAGCTCGAAGAATTCGAAACGTACGCCAGAATGTGGGTTCCACTCGTCGAAAAGTTCGGCGGCACGCATCACGGCTACTTCCTGCCTTCCGAAGGCGCCAACAATATCGCGCTCGCACTCTTTTCGTTTCCGAGTCTCGCAGCCTATGAAACGTACCGCGCCGATTCGATGAAGGACGCCGAGTGCCAGGCCGCATTTCGCTATGCCGCCGATACACGTTGTATCGTGAGTTACGAGCGGAGTTTTTTCAGGCCGGTGTTGTCGTAG